A portion of the bacterium genome contains these proteins:
- a CDS encoding phosphoribosylformylglycinamidine cyclo-ligase, whose protein sequence is MKKGELYKAAGVDLTAADNAKKKIAALAKKTFTKGVVSDIGAFGGIFRFPEGSENLLLSSADGVGTKLKVATASKKYNTVGQDLVNHCVNDLLTLNATPLFFLDYIGHCDLPIERIAEIVEGLSIACSANGLALIGGETAQMPGIYSSGDFDLVGFIVGSASKQSLVDGSAIRPGDKLIALQSNGLQTNGYSLARKILIDSSAYALDDRPDILKGISVGEALLAVHPSYLKPVKSLIDKGINISGMAHITGGGIPGNLVRVLPKNCRAIVDVSQISIPPIFELIRHAGEVPISEMYDVFNMGAGFVIVLTADMQNKALALCESSEIFAVSCGEIVSGERSIKIDGVN, encoded by the coding sequence GTGAAAAAGGGAGAATTATACAAAGCCGCAGGCGTTGACCTGACCGCAGCAGATAATGCAAAGAAAAAAATCGCCGCCCTTGCAAAAAAAACCTTTACTAAAGGCGTGGTTTCTGATATAGGAGCATTCGGAGGTATTTTCCGCTTCCCTGAAGGCTCCGAAAATTTACTTCTGTCTTCTGCCGATGGCGTTGGAACAAAACTCAAGGTTGCCACGGCTTCCAAAAAATATAATACGGTTGGCCAAGACCTTGTAAACCACTGTGTCAACGACCTTCTAACCCTCAACGCGACCCCTCTTTTTTTCCTGGATTATATTGGCCATTGTGATTTGCCAATAGAGCGTATCGCCGAGATAGTCGAGGGGCTTTCTATCGCGTGTTCCGCCAATGGGCTCGCTCTTATCGGTGGTGAGACAGCACAGATGCCCGGAATATACTCCTCCGGCGACTTCGATCTTGTCGGATTTATTGTGGGAAGCGCTAGCAAACAAAGCCTCGTCGATGGTAGCGCTATCCGCCCGGGGGATAAGCTTATTGCCCTTCAGAGCAACGGCCTTCAAACAAATGGTTATTCGCTTGCGCGAAAAATCTTAATCGATTCAAGTGCATATGCCCTCGATGACAGGCCGGATATTTTGAAAGGTATTTCTGTGGGGGAGGCACTGCTTGCAGTTCATCCCAGTTATCTCAAGCCGGTTAAATCTTTAATCGATAAAGGGATAAATATAAGCGGGATGGCGCATATCACCGGTGGAGGTATCCCCGGAAACCTCGTGCGTGTTTTGCCGAAAAACTGCCGGGCCATCGTCGATGTGTCTCAAATATCGATTCCGCCTATCTTCGAACTTATAAGACATGCCGGCGAGGTGCCTATTTCCGAAATGTATGATGTTTTCAATATGGGTGCCGGGTTTGTGATAGTGTTAACAGCGGATATGCAAAATAAAGCGCTTGCTTTATGCGAATCCTCGGAGATTTTCGCTGTGTCTTGTGGCGAGATTGTCTCCGGTGAAAGATCGATTAAAATTGACGGAGTAAATTGA
- a CDS encoding HD domain-containing protein, with translation MNIVTLEKIKDDPEVESLIQAADRNLEAIGYTEHGNRHISVVADRASNLLMSLGKKERDVELVSIAAHLHDIGNVINRRQHAPFGAILAKPVLLRFGMPIDEIHVIIAAIGNHHEGQGEAVSDISAALILADKSDVHTTRVRESGDVIGDIHDRVNFAAVKSDLYTKDDGKTIGIEILIDPKVSSVMEYFEIFLKRMDSCKMAASYLGAKFELVINGVKLA, from the coding sequence ATGAATATTGTAACTCTCGAAAAAATCAAAGATGATCCTGAAGTCGAAAGCCTTATACAAGCTGCCGATCGCAACCTCGAGGCTATAGGTTACACCGAGCACGGGAATCGCCATATCTCCGTCGTGGCCGACAGGGCGAGCAATCTTCTTATGTCCCTTGGAAAAAAAGAGCGCGATGTTGAACTCGTCTCTATTGCCGCGCATCTGCACGACATTGGCAATGTTATTAACCGTCGTCAACATGCACCCTTCGGCGCTATTCTCGCAAAACCGGTTCTCTTAAGATTTGGTATGCCCATCGACGAAATACATGTAATAATAGCCGCTATAGGCAATCATCACGAGGGGCAAGGCGAGGCAGTGTCTGATATATCCGCCGCCCTTATACTTGCCGATAAATCCGATGTCCACACTACTCGCGTTCGCGAGTCTGGTGATGTTATCGGCGACATACACGACCGCGTAAATTTCGCCGCAGTAAAAAGCGATCTCTATACAAAAGATGACGGCAAAACCATCGGCATCGAGATTCTCATCGATCCTAAAGTGTCTTCGGTAATGGAGTATTTCGAAATATTCCTTAAACGAATGGACTCGTGCAAAATGGCCGCATCATATCTCGGAGCAAAATTTGAACTTGTAATAAATGGAGTAAAATTAGCGTGA